The genomic window GTACAAATGCTAtcagtactttttcatggtgtcTTCTGTCATCATCCTACTCATCGGGTCAGTAAATGAAatccctttcttttttttcttaattaattcaTCTAAAACTCATGTAATTCAATTAATGAATGATATCTCATATTGCCAGATATGCTTATTGCCTAGCTAGATTGTACATAGGAAAGCCAGAGGATTTTTCCTTCCTAAAAAAGTCACCAAGATGAATGCCTCAGTCCACATGCCAAAGCCACTTCTTCAACGTgtatctctctctctttctctttctctatatatatatatatgtcctAGTCTGCAACTCTTTCTTCATTGCAGGGCATGATTATATTATTCGTGCTCAATCCAGAAGAAATAGCAGCCAAACTGCAGCATGAAATTATTTGACATGCTTGCTAGCTACACGTGTATCAAATCAGTGTATGCCTTTGGCTTCCCACATACAAGGCTTGAGAAACTTATTGAATATAATGTTGACCTCATTTATGGGATGTAAAATAGTATTCAAGTGCATTAGTTATCATTTATTCACAATGTTCTTTGCTTCTACTTCTTGGATCAGTTGTATGTAGATCTTTTCACTCATCACATCTACGTTCATGGACATTGACCAGTTTGTGATCTAGTAGGAACAATAGTTGAGGTTTCGGTTTAAGTTATTTGTTAAACCAGAACACAGAAACTTATTGGAATACATTTTCATGTCGTTACTTTACATATATTTACAGCACATAATATATTTGACACTTGTTAGTTGTTACTTTTACAATCCTTCCTTATTATTCAGAACAAGACTGAACTTGAAATTGCAACAATAGTATTGTTATGAATTGATTTTCTTCTTTCCATCTATATTATATAAATCAATAGGTAAAACTTCCTGCTACGCAGTATACAGAAAAATTAAACTGAAAGATTTGAGGAAACTTTGGTGCTTCAATTGAGAATATTCTACTACTATAGTACTATAATGATATTAACAACAAAGAACTCTATTTTCTAAACATAGCATATTATTGCCAGTATATATTAGTGCAAGACAGTGCTATATTTCGCATGATTCTGAACGACCAAAAACATTGTAACGATTGTCTGCAACATTGTCATAAGCAAAATCCCTGACAAACCTGCAGAAGCCATCCATGGGATATGTCATGACCCTATTCCCATTCAGCTAAAAAAAAAGGCCAAGTGAAGGGGAAAATGGTACTCACAGAGGCACTAATTTAAGAAGTGCAGCAAGCTGAGGAAAGGGCAAGTCTATGTACTCCATTATCTTCAATACAGCTTCTGACTTGATGTATGATCTAGAATAATAATCAACCAAAAAGTCACAAGAGTTCAACTACTTATTTATCTTTTTAGCAATTTCCTCTTTCCTCACAAGGACTATAAGAACACATTCGGTTAGAAAGACAATGGAAATCCAACCAAATTACATAGACTGGTCTGAAATTGAATAATACTAAAACTTTCAAGAAAGTACCTGTCTTTTTCAACAAGAACAACACTTGAGATGTCATCAGGAGCCCTTCCTGATCTCCTAAGTAACATTTTACCAGCTTCACTTTGAAGAGCTTCATATCTGATTGTTCTGTTCAAAAGTGAACAATATGTAAGACTACAAGAGACTAAATTGTTCTGTGAAATCATAAAAGAGAAGGCTATACATTTTACacgaaaagaaaacaagatggcTTACTTATTCCGATCGTTATCACGAACGAACTTGACACCACCATTACACAAGTTGCAGACACCTGTGTGACAATTACAAGGAAAGACTTTTATCAAACACCTTGATTACTGAAACATGAAGGGATGATAATTGAGGTTTGAGGGTAGATTACCGTCAAACAACATGATGGGTCGTTTGTCTTGGAGGAAGAAAGTGTTTGTAGCTTCAACCCAGTTCACTGAATCGCTTCGGGGTTGCGAAAGAGTAGCAAAGGTACTCACTTTTCGCTGTGGCAGTGAGCATACCCTTGACCTTGACTTCAAGAGCCCAGCACAAACAGGAACATGAAGCTGAAGAGCCATTGATATTTGGAAGTTGAAACACTGAATTGCCTGCAAGCTGTGAAATAAAAACTGAAACTTCAATAACCCCCACAAGAAATTCAGCAGAATTCGTGAGGATAAGAGCTAATTCATCTAAGGCATAAGGTCATACTAATTAACACCATAAAGTTAATGTGATTTAAGTTTTTATCAGTCATTATATAGATTTTGTATGAACTATTAAGcgattattattatcatcataaATTCTGCCCAAATCAATATTAAGATGCCAAATCATGGCTAGAATTATATGGAGTTTGTGG from Arachis ipaensis cultivar K30076 chromosome B09, Araip1.1, whole genome shotgun sequence includes these protein-coding regions:
- the LOC107618891 gene encoding DCC family protein At1g52590, chloroplastic isoform X2, with the translated sequence MALQLHVPVCAGLLKSRSRVCSLPQRKVSTFATLSQPRSDSVNWVEATNTFFLQDKRPIMLFDGVCNLCNGGVKFVRDNDRNKTIRYEALQSEAGKMLLRRSGRAPDDISSVVLVEKDRSYIKSEAVLKIMEYIDLPFPQLAALLKLVPLLQAHTCG
- the LOC107618891 gene encoding DCC family protein At1g52590, chloroplastic isoform X1, translated to MALQLHVPVCAGLLKSRSRVCSLPQRKVSTFATLSQPRSDSVNWVEATNTFFLQDKRPIMLFDGVCNLCNGGVKFVRDNDRNKTIRYEALQSEAGKMLLRRSGRAPDDISSVVLVEKDRSYIKSEAVLKIMEYIDLPFPQLAALLKLVPLFVRDFAYDNVADNRYNVFGRSESCEI